The DNA region GAGTGCGCGGGCGTCGGCGGCGTTGGCCTTGGCCTCCGAGCCGCTGCCCTTCATCACGACGATGTAGGAGTTGTCGATGGCCGTCGACTTCTGGGCACCGATCAGCGGTGCCGGGTTGTCGGCTGCGCCGGCGGGACCGGACATGGCCAGGATGGTGCCGGCGGCGCCGACGGCGGTCACGGTCGCTGCCGCGAGTGCGCCGAGGCGCTGCATTTTGTGGGGTCGGTTCACGATTACTGCTCCCGTCGTCAAGCAGCCTCGGGATGAGGGCTGCAAGGGGTCACAGATGCCCTGTGGGGCAACCGGGACGGAACGTAATCGAGTTTACTGACGATGAAACGCGACATCTTTTCGCACTGCAGCAACCTGCAGGCGGTCGCGCGAGCGGAGGTCCTGAAGTGGTCCGGACCGGTCCAGACCGGTGCGCCGCGAGCGGCCCGAGATGCCGAGCAGCAGACCCACCGCCAGCAGGGCGGCGATCATCGAGGAGCCGCCGTAGGAGATCAACGGCAGCGGCACGCCGGTGACCGGCATGATGCCCAGGCACATGCCGATGTTCTGGAAGCTCTGGATGCCCAGCCAGCACACGATCCCGGCGGCGGCCACCCGTCCGAAGAGGTCGTCGGTGCGGGCCGCGATCCGCAGCCCGCGCCACAGCACGACCCCGATCAGCCCGATCACCAGCAGCGAGCCGACGAGCCCGAGCTCCTCCCCCACGACCGTGAAGATGAAGTCGGTGTGCTGCTCGGGGACGAAGCCCGCGCGGGCCTGCGAGCCCTGGAACAGACCCTGGCCGAAGATGCCGCCGTCACCGATCGCGATCCGCGCCTGCTGCACGTTGTAGCCGGCGCCACGCGGGTCCAGCGACGGGTCGGTGAACGCCATGAACCGGTTGATCTGGTACTGCTTCAGCACCCCGGTCGCGACCACGGTCGTGGCACCTGCCACGCCGGTCAGCGCCAGCAGGGCGAGCCATCGTCGTGGTGTGCCCGCGGCGGCCAGCACGCAGAAGACCGTCACCCCGAGCACCAGCGTGGTGCCGAGGTCGGGCTGCAGCAGGACCAGCACGATCGGCACCGCCGCGACGAGGATCATCGCGACCACGTCGCCCAGGGAGACGCGTGCCCGCCAGCGGCCCTCGCTGCGCTCGGCGAGCACCAGCGCCATCGCGATGACCACGGCCAGCTTGGCCAGCTCGGAGGGCTGGACCTGCACCGGCCCGAGGTTCACCCAGGACTTCGAACCGTTGATCGTCGAGCCCATCACCAGCACGAGCACCAGCCCGATCACCGCGGCCACGTAGACCACCGGCGTCAGCAGCCGGACCCAGCGGTGGTTGGTGGCGACCACGCCCACCATCAGCACCAGCCCCGCAGCCACGTTGATCGCCTGTTTGCGCAGGTAGGCGGTGGTGTCCCCGCCGGTGATCGCGTCGCGGTGGATGGTCGCGGACCAGACCAGCAGCACCGACAGCGACACCAGGACCAGCACCGCGCCGAGGAGGACCAGGTCGATGCGGCGTACGAAGGCCATCACGTCGTTCTTCATGACTCAGTCCTCCGTTCAGCCCTTGGGCGCGACGATCGAGCCGTCGGCGCCGAACGCCGGCAGGTTCCTCGGCGGGTCGATGCCCTTGATCGCGGCCTTGTCGGGCCGGACCTCGGCACCACCCTCCTCGATCCCGTAGAGCGACTCCCACAGCTTGCGTACGGAATCACCCACCGCGCCGGAGCCGGTGCCACCTTGGGAGATCGTCATGATGACGACGTACTTCTTGTTGTACGTCGCCACCCAGCCGGTCGTCTGCTTGCCGGTGACCTCGGCCGTTCCGGTCTTGCCGCGCACCTTCACCTCGTCGAGCGGGAACCCGCCGAACTTCCAGGCCAGGGTGCCGGTGCGCGGGGTGCCGAGGAGGGCCTCGTTGACGTAGTCGATGCTCTTGGCCGACATCTTGACCTTGCCCGCGACCTTGGGGTCGATCTTCTCGACCACGGTGCCGTCGCCGCTGACGACCGCCTTGCCGATCCTGGGCTCGAACAGGGTGCCGCCGTTGGCCAGCGCCGCGTAGGCGCGGGCGAGCTGGATCGGGGTGACCATCGTGTCGCCCTGGCCGATGGAGAAGTTCACCGCGTCGCCGGTCCGGTAGTAGTTGCCCTCGATGCAGAACTCGTGGGCGAACAGCTGCAGGAACGCGGTCGGTGCGTTCTTCTTCTCGTCCATCCGGCAGTAGTAGCCCTTCATGGCCTCGTAGTACTCGGCCTTCCACTTCCGGTCGGCGATCCGGCCCGAGGACTCCCCGGGCAGGTCGATGCCGGTGCGCTTGCCGAAGCCGAAGGCCTTGGCGGTGTCGACCAGCGGGTCCTTGGCGTTGACGTCGGCCGGGTTGGAGCCGTACTTCTGCCAGTAGTTGACCGCGATCCGGTAGAAGAACGTGTCGCAGGAGAGCTCGAGCGCCTGGGCGAAGTCGATGAACCCGTAGGAGGCCGACTCGTAGTTCTTGAACCAGCGGTTGCCCACCTGGAGACCGCTGGAGCAGTCGAGCCGGGTGTCGCGGCTGTAGCCGTTGTTGAGCGCGCCCACCGTCATGAACGGCTTCCACGTCGAACCGGGTGCGAACTGCCCCTGCGTCGCCCGCGGCAGCAGCGGGTAGCCCGCCTTCTCGGAGTAGAGCCGGTCGAGCTGCTTCTGGGTGATGCCGCCGACCCACTCCTCCGGGTCGTACGTCGGCTGGCTGGCCATCGCGACCAGCCGGCCGGTCTGTGCCTCCATGACCACGACCGAGCCGGAGTCGGCCTCGTAGTTGCGGCCGGTGATCTTGTCGAAGGTGCCGCGGGCGGTCTGGATCGACTCGGCCAGCAGCTTCTCGGCGCGGCCCTGCACCTTGGCGTCGATGCTGGTCACCAGCGTGTCGCCGGGCTGGGAGGCGACCGAGTCACCACGGCCGATCTCACGACCGAGCGAGTCGACGGTGACCGTGTCGTAGCCGGGCATCCCGCGCAGCCACTGGTCGTACTCCTTCTCGACCCCGGACCGACCCACCATCGAGGTGTTGTTGAGCGACTCGTCGCCGCGCTCACGGGCGTCGTCGTTCTCGTCCTCGGTGATCGGCGACAGATAGCCGAGCACACCGGCGGCGTTGATGCCGTAGGGGCTCGGGTAGGAGCGCAGCGTCTGCTTCTCGGCGACCACCCCCGGGAAGTCCTCGGGCTGCTCGAGGATGCGCAGCGCGGTCGACTCGGAGACGTCGGTCGCGATCGGCACCGGCTGGTAGCGGGTGCCGGACCAGCTGCCGATCGCCTCGTTCTGCTTCTTCGGGGACACGTCGACGGCCTTGGCGACGCGCTCCATCAGCGTCTTGCGGTCGTTCTCCGCGAGCCCGTCGAGCACGCTCTGGTCGAGGCTGACCACCCAGGCCGAGCGGTTGGTCACCATCGGGCGGCCCTGGGCGTCGACGATGATTCCGCGCACCGGCTGGCGCACGATCTCCCGCTTGGACTGCGAGGCCGCGGCCGCCTGGTAGGCGTCGCCGTGGCGCACCTGCAGGTAGAAGAGCCTGACCCCGAGCGTGGCCAGCAGCGAGAAGACGAGCGCTTGGATCACGATCAGCCGCAGGCGGCTCACCTGGGCGGTGGAGAGTCGCGCGCCCGAAGACCTGCCCAACGCCATCTCAGACGTCCCCCTTGCCCAGTAGCCACAGCATCGCCGGGATGACCAGCGGCGCCAGCAGCAGGTCGTAGGCCACGCTGATCGCCACCGTCGGCAGCAGCGTCAGCGGCGCCTCACCGAGGATCAGACCGCTGACCGCGAAGATGCTGACGCCGATGAACGCGCAGGTGGCCACCGTGGCCATCACGGTCAGCACGTTGGGGCGGCCGTGGCCGTTCTCGATGCTGCTCTCGCGTACGCGACCGGCGACGTAGCCGACGATGAGCAGCGCGAGCGCCCACCGGCCGGCGGTGTGGTCGGCGGGAGGCGCCAGATCCAGGAGTACGCCGGCCGCGAACCCCGTCACCAGCGCAGCCTGCCCGCCCCGGGTGAGCGCCACCGCGAGCACGACCAGCAGAGCCAGGTCGGGGGTGATGCCGCGGATCGCGAAGGCCGGCGCGACGCTCAGCTGGAGGACGATGGCGATGATGATCAGCAGGCCGACCAGGACGTTGCGCAGCAGCGGGCCGGTGCCCGACGCCCGGGCTTCCATGTCGCTCATCGCAGCTCCCCTTCCGGCGTGACCACGGCGCGGTCGCTCATCGTGTCGCCCGGCACCACCACGCCGACGACGTCGAGCGAGCCGAAGTCGACGTAGGGCTTGATCCGGACCGTCCGCGAGGAGTCGCGGACGCTCGCGAAGGTGTCGGTGACCTCGCCGATCGGCAGCCCGGAGACGTACGGAGCGGCCCGGCCGTCACCCCAGGTGATCACCGTCTCGCCCTTGAGCGGGGCGGCGGTCTGGTCGACGAGCTCGAGGGTCAGCAGACCGGAGTCGGAGCCACCGGCGACCACGCCGGAGCCGCGGACCATGCCGACCTGACCCGACTTCTGGCCGCTGCGGTCGGCACCGCCGACGCGGCCGCCGACGACCGAGGCGGCATCGACGATGAGCAGGACGGTGGCGCTGGTCTTGGTCACGCGCAGCACCCGGCCGACCAGGCCGTCGCCGGTCACGACCGACATGTCGGACCGGATCCCGGCGGCGCTGCCGGCGTCGATGGTGACGGTGCGGTTGAAGGTCTGGGCGGGGCCGTAGGCGGTGACCCGCGCCGGCACCAGGGCGTAGCCGAGATCCTCCGCGGCGCGGGTGATCGACTCGTACTCGGCGAGCTTGGCCCGGCCGTAGTCGGTGACCTCGACCTGGCGGCGGAGCGTGGAGTTCTCCGCCTCCAGCTTCGCGATCCGCTCGCGGAAGTCGTCACGGCTGTCGAACCACTCCGGGATCCCGGTGAAGGGGCGGGCCACCATCGCCGCGCCGGTCTCCAGCGGGGAGAGCACCTCGCCGACCGCGGTGCGGGCCGGCTCCAGGACGGGGGTCTGGTCGAGCGTGGCCAGGGTCGCGCAGCACAGGACCAGCGCGATCAGCCAGGAGCGCTTCGGGCCACCGCCGCCGGCACTCGTCTCGAGGCTGCCGCGGCGGTTGAGCCTCTCCCGCGGCGTACGGACCATGGGTTTGGGGCCTTTGCGCTGTTCCAGCCCTTTGCGCAGACGTTCGCTGGGGCGGGGGCTCAGCAACGACACGTCACCATCTCCTGTTCTCGTTCACCAGGACGGGGCGGAGCACGTCGTAGTCCTCGACGCAGCGGCCGGCGCCCATCGCGACCGAGGTCAGCGGGGACTCGGCGACATGGACGGGCATGCCGGTCTCGTGGCGCAGCCGCTCGTCGAGGCCGCGGAGGAGGGCGCCGCCACCGGTGAGCACGATGCCACGGTCCATGATGTCGCCGGCCAGCTCGGGCGGGGTCTGGTCGAGGGTGGAGCGGACCGCGTCGAAGATGTCGTGCAGCGGCTCCTCGATCGCCTTGCGCACCTCCGCGCTCGAGACCGTCACCGTGCGCGGCAGCCCGCTGACCAGATCCCTCCCGCGGATCTCGGCCTCGGGCTCGTTGGGCAGCGGCCAGACCGAGCCGAGGGTCATCTTGACCTCCTCGGCGGTGCGCTCGCCCAGCAGCAGCGCGTGCTCCTTCTTCAGCCACGTCATGATCGCGTTGTCGAGCTGGTGGCCGGCGGTCCGGATCGACTGGCTCGTCACGATTCCGCCGAGGCTGATCACCGCGACCTCGGTGGTGCCGCCGCCGATGTCGACGACCATGTTGCCGGTCGGCATGTGCACCGGGAGCCCGGCGCCGATCGCCGCCGCCATCGGCTCCTCGATGATGTTCACCATCCGGGCGCCGGACTGGTAGCCGGCCTCCTTCACCGCGCGGATCTCGACCGCGGTGATCCCCGACGGGACGCAGATGACCATCCGCGGCTTGGCGAAGTAGCGGCGGCGGTGGACCTGCTGGATGAAGTAGCGAAGCATCTGCTCGGTCGCCTCGAAGTCGGCGATCACGCCGTCCTTCAGCGGTCGCAGCGCGACGATGTCGTCGGGCGTACGTCCCAGCATCTTCTTGGCCTCATGGCCGACGGCGACCATCTCGCCGGTGTTCTTGTTGAGCGCGACCACACTCGGCTCATCGACTAGGACGCCCTTTCCGCGGACGTAGACGAGTGTGTTTGCGGTGCCGAGGTCCACCGCCATGTCACGTCCAATGATGCTCGCCATACGTCCTCGCGTTCCCGGGGCGCCGCGTCGGGGATCCGTGGTGCTGGATACGGGCCCTGCCGACGAGGCTACGAAGGTCCGAGCCTCAAT from Nocardioides luteus includes:
- the rodA gene encoding rod shape-determining protein RodA, whose protein sequence is MKNDVMAFVRRIDLVLLGAVLVLVSLSVLLVWSATIHRDAITGGDTTAYLRKQAINVAAGLVLMVGVVATNHRWVRLLTPVVYVAAVIGLVLVLVMGSTINGSKSWVNLGPVQVQPSELAKLAVVIAMALVLAERSEGRWRARVSLGDVVAMILVAAVPIVLVLLQPDLGTTLVLGVTVFCVLAAAGTPRRWLALLALTGVAGATTVVATGVLKQYQINRFMAFTDPSLDPRGAGYNVQQARIAIGDGGIFGQGLFQGSQARAGFVPEQHTDFIFTVVGEELGLVGSLLVIGLIGVVLWRGLRIAARTDDLFGRVAAAGIVCWLGIQSFQNIGMCLGIMPVTGVPLPLISYGGSSMIAALLAVGLLLGISGRSRRTGLDRSGPLQDLRSRDRLQVAAVRKDVAFHRQ
- the mrdA gene encoding penicillin-binding protein 2, which codes for MALGRSSGARLSTAQVSRLRLIVIQALVFSLLATLGVRLFYLQVRHGDAYQAAAASQSKREIVRQPVRGIIVDAQGRPMVTNRSAWVVSLDQSVLDGLAENDRKTLMERVAKAVDVSPKKQNEAIGSWSGTRYQPVPIATDVSESTALRILEQPEDFPGVVAEKQTLRSYPSPYGINAAGVLGYLSPITEDENDDARERGDESLNNTSMVGRSGVEKEYDQWLRGMPGYDTVTVDSLGREIGRGDSVASQPGDTLVTSIDAKVQGRAEKLLAESIQTARGTFDKITGRNYEADSGSVVVMEAQTGRLVAMASQPTYDPEEWVGGITQKQLDRLYSEKAGYPLLPRATQGQFAPGSTWKPFMTVGALNNGYSRDTRLDCSSGLQVGNRWFKNYESASYGFIDFAQALELSCDTFFYRIAVNYWQKYGSNPADVNAKDPLVDTAKAFGFGKRTGIDLPGESSGRIADRKWKAEYYEAMKGYYCRMDEKKNAPTAFLQLFAHEFCIEGNYYRTGDAVNFSIGQGDTMVTPIQLARAYAALANGGTLFEPRIGKAVVSGDGTVVEKIDPKVAGKVKMSAKSIDYVNEALLGTPRTGTLAWKFGGFPLDEVKVRGKTGTAEVTGKQTTGWVATYNKKYVVIMTISQGGTGSGAVGDSVRKLWESLYGIEEGGAEVRPDKAAIKGIDPPRNLPAFGADGSIVAPKG
- the mreD gene encoding rod shape-determining protein MreD, which gives rise to MSDMEARASGTGPLLRNVLVGLLIIIAIVLQLSVAPAFAIRGITPDLALLVVLAVALTRGGQAALVTGFAAGVLLDLAPPADHTAGRWALALLIVGYVAGRVRESSIENGHGRPNVLTVMATVATCAFIGVSIFAVSGLILGEAPLTLLPTVAISVAYDLLLAPLVIPAMLWLLGKGDV
- the mreC gene encoding rod shape-determining protein MreC, with product MVRTPRERLNRRGSLETSAGGGGPKRSWLIALVLCCATLATLDQTPVLEPARTAVGEVLSPLETGAAMVARPFTGIPEWFDSRDDFRERIAKLEAENSTLRRQVEVTDYGRAKLAEYESITRAAEDLGYALVPARVTAYGPAQTFNRTVTIDAGSAAGIRSDMSVVTGDGLVGRVLRVTKTSATVLLIVDAASVVGGRVGGADRSGQKSGQVGMVRGSGVVAGGSDSGLLTLELVDQTAAPLKGETVITWGDGRAAPYVSGLPIGEVTDTFASVRDSSRTVRIKPYVDFGSLDVVGVVVPGDTMSDRAVVTPEGELR
- a CDS encoding rod shape-determining protein — its product is MASIIGRDMAVDLGTANTLVYVRGKGVLVDEPSVVALNKNTGEMVAVGHEAKKMLGRTPDDIVALRPLKDGVIADFEATEQMLRYFIQQVHRRRYFAKPRMVICVPSGITAVEIRAVKEAGYQSGARMVNIIEEPMAAAIGAGLPVHMPTGNMVVDIGGGTTEVAVISLGGIVTSQSIRTAGHQLDNAIMTWLKKEHALLLGERTAEEVKMTLGSVWPLPNEPEAEIRGRDLVSGLPRTVTVSSAEVRKAIEEPLHDIFDAVRSTLDQTPPELAGDIMDRGIVLTGGGALLRGLDERLRHETGMPVHVAESPLTSVAMGAGRCVEDYDVLRPVLVNENRRW